A window from Theobroma cacao cultivar B97-61/B2 chromosome 3, Criollo_cocoa_genome_V2, whole genome shotgun sequence encodes these proteins:
- the LOC108661159 gene encoding uncharacterized protein LOC108661159, with amino-acid sequence MDQIKEAQSKDKFVAKALEDPQGRKGKMFTKGTDGVMKYGTRLYVPNSDGLRREILKEPHIVAYVVHLGATKMYQDLKEVYWWERLKKDVAEFISKCLVLGKLQEALGTELDFSTAFDSQTDGQSERTIQTLEDMLRACVIDLGVRSPIGWLKVRERKLLGPELVQDATEKIRMIRQRMLTAQSRQNSYADNRRKDLEFQVGDHVFLKVSLTKGIMRKYKPDPSHVIRYETIQLNNDLTFEKQPVAILDRQVRSSVRKM; translated from the exons ATGGACCAGATTAAAGAAGCACAAAGCAAGGATAAGTTCGTAgctaaggccttagaggaccctcaaggaaggaaaggaaagatgtTTACTAAAGGTACAGATGGAGTGATGAAGTATGGAACTAGACTATATGTGCCTAATAGTGATggattgaggagagaaatattgaaGGAACCGCACATAGTAGCTTATGTGGTACATCTaggggctacaaagatgtatcaagatttgaaagaggtaTATTGGTGGGAAAGACTCAAGAAAGATGTAGCCGAGTTCATCTCCAAGTGCCTG GTTCTGGGAAAGTTGCAGGAAGCATTGGGCACTGAATTGGATTTTAGCACTGCTTTCGACTCTCAAACTGATGGCCAATCTGAACGGACTATTCAGacattggaggatatgttgagggcctGTGTAATAGACCTTGGGGTCAG GTCACCTATTGGATGGCTAAAAGtgagagaaaggaaactcttgGGGCCTGAGTTGGTGCAGGACGCCACCGAGAAAATACGCATGATTCGTCAAAGGATGTTaacagcacaaagtagacaaaacTCCTATGCTGATAACAGACGGAAGGACTTGGAATTTCAAGTGGGAGATCATGTCTTTTTGAAGGTCTCACTAACGAAAGGGataatgag GAAGTACAAACCggatccatcacatgtaatacggtatgaaACCATCCAGTTGAATAATGATCTGACTTTTGAGAAGCAACCGGTAGCTATCCTTGATCGGCAAGTCAGAAGCTCCGTTCGAAAGATGTAG